One Polaribacter sp. SA4-12 genomic window carries:
- the aat gene encoding leucyl/phenylalanyl-tRNA--protein transferase gives MIWLTEDIEFPPYELTTDDGIIALGGDLSEERLTYAYKNGIFPWFSEGDPIVWYCPYERMVLFPNEIKVSKSMRKVIKNNEFTITENKAFKEVIYNCKNITRSDGFGTWITDDMEQAYINLHKAGVAKSIEIWLNDELVGGLYGLEINTIFCGESMFSKISNASKLAFIHLAKTKNYTLIDCQIYNEHLESLGAREIDRDSFLKILKA, from the coding sequence ATGATTTGGCTAACAGAAGACATAGAATTCCCTCCTTATGAACTTACTACGGATGATGGCATTATTGCTTTAGGTGGAGATTTATCTGAAGAACGATTAACGTATGCTTACAAAAACGGAATTTTTCCTTGGTTTTCTGAAGGAGATCCTATTGTTTGGTATTGTCCCTACGAAAGAATGGTATTATTTCCGAATGAAATAAAAGTATCAAAATCGATGCGAAAAGTCATTAAGAATAATGAGTTTACAATAACTGAAAACAAGGCTTTTAAAGAAGTAATTTATAATTGTAAGAACATTACAAGAAGTGATGGTTTTGGAACTTGGATTACTGATGATATGGAGCAGGCATACATCAACTTACATAAAGCAGGAGTTGCAAAATCGATAGAAATTTGGCTTAACGACGAGTTAGTTGGTGGTTTATATGGTTTAGAGATAAATACTATTTTCTGTGGAGAAAGTATGTTTAGTAAAATTTCTAACGCTTCTAAATTGGCATTTATACATTTAGCTAAAACGAAAAATTACACATTAATCGATTGTCAAATTTATAATGAGCATTTAGAAAGTTTAGGTGCAAGAGAAATTGATAGAGATTCTTTTTTAAAAATTTTGAAAGCGTAG